Proteins from a single region of Mytilus trossulus isolate FHL-02 chromosome 2, PNRI_Mtr1.1.1.hap1, whole genome shotgun sequence:
- the LOC134708562 gene encoding uncharacterized protein LOC134708562, whose protein sequence is MKGLLFVFLAILFAGSANGTIRVLRRPYKNIQMCPDGLVPDQVFPDQDRFTCKPGPGSGKNVKCKTFPSTAGSFFQCPKHGYYSGWFHLGLKRMLKCCREPSIQYSRKDCRFVYNDKVLRGKIFRVDKGKFITTSWSPDGGVTWFTYQCAYNTSPRITYKDFFTHGGNW, encoded by the exons ATGAAAG gtttattatttgtgtttttggcAATACTTTTTGCCGGAAGTGCAAATGGAACTATACGAGTCCTGCGGAGACCATATAAGAACATACAAATGTGTCCGGATGGCCTTGTCCCAGATCAGGTTTTCCCAGATCAAGATCGATTCACATGTAAACCTGGACCTGGGTCTGGTAAAAATGTTAAGTGCAAAACCTTTC CTTCAACGGCGGGCAGTTTTTTCCAGTGTCCTAAACATGGTTATTATAGTGGATGGTTCCATTTAGGTTTGAAACGAATGCTGAAATGTTGTAGAGAACCAa GTATACAGTACTCCCGCAAGGATTGTAGATTTGTTTATAATGACAAGGTTCTTCGAGGAAAGATTTTTAGAGTTGATAAAGGGAAGTTCATCACTACATCTTGGTCTCCTGATGGCGG gGTAACTTGGTTCACCtatcaatgtgcatacaatactAGTCCTCGAATCACATATAAGGACTTTTTCACACATGGTGGTAACTGGTAA